From the genome of Flavobacterium luteolum, one region includes:
- a CDS encoding Crp/Fnr family transcriptional regulator — MYNLLRTNIERKIPLTDEEWNIIVSKAELIKLKKNQFLQVQNSNSSYEGFILKGSFKTYILNENGTETVIFFSFEDEWICDLESFYHQKPTTYNIKAIEDSEIVVINKMQKAYLFAVIPKLIKFHVMMIERANVAIQQRLLDVLHKTSKQRYLDFKERYPQKVTSINNKNLSSYLGVSHEFLSKIKRTVS; from the coding sequence ATGTACAACCTACTAAGAACCAACATTGAGCGAAAGATTCCGCTCACAGATGAAGAATGGAATATTATTGTTTCCAAAGCAGAACTCATTAAACTGAAGAAAAATCAATTCCTACAAGTCCAGAATTCGAATAGCAGTTACGAAGGATTTATTTTGAAAGGATCTTTCAAAACCTACATTCTAAATGAAAACGGAACAGAAACGGTCATTTTTTTCTCATTCGAAGACGAATGGATTTGCGATCTGGAAAGTTTCTACCATCAAAAACCAACCACATACAATATTAAAGCCATAGAAGACAGTGAAATAGTAGTCATCAATAAAATGCAGAAAGCATATTTGTTCGCTGTAATTCCGAAACTCATTAAGTTTCATGTCATGATGATCGAACGTGCCAATGTCGCCATTCAGCAGCGGCTTTTAGATGTGCTCCATAAAACCTCCAAACAACGCTATTTGGATTTTAAAGAACGTTACCCGCAAAAAGTAACTTCGATAAACAATAAGAATTTGTCTTCTTATTTGGGCGTTTCGCACGAGTTTCTTTCGAAGATTAAGAGAACGGTTTCTTAG
- a CDS encoding HutD family protein — protein sequence MNIQLFSKKNTNPSIWSGGLTYEYMIYPKTAIYANRDFAFRISSATIEQTPSEFTKFKGYHRYLVMLDNDLDVEVNKEKKAYGKYEIMEFNSDDEVTSFTKGTDFNWMVSEKISYHKLEIANRNQNCNAEIIILFSLETTVITINEKSYHLETSDLLVIENEEKENIMLHFSTECLFGIMNF from the coding sequence ATGAACATACAGCTTTTCTCTAAAAAAAATACTAACCCCTCTATTTGGAGTGGCGGATTGACGTATGAATATATGATTTATCCAAAAACAGCCATTTATGCCAATAGAGATTTCGCATTTAGAATAAGCAGTGCTACAATAGAGCAAACGCCTTCAGAGTTTACCAAATTTAAAGGCTATCACCGATATCTGGTTATGCTTGATAACGACTTAGATGTTGAGGTAAACAAAGAAAAAAAGGCATACGGGAAGTATGAAATCATGGAATTTAATTCGGATGATGAAGTAACTTCTTTCACCAAAGGCACTGATTTTAATTGGATGGTTTCTGAAAAAATATCCTATCATAAACTGGAAATTGCAAATCGCAATCAGAATTGTAATGCTGAAATAATTATTTTGTTTTCTTTAGAGACTACAGTTATTACAATTAATGAAAAGTCGTACCATTTAGAAACCAGTGATTTATTGGTTATTGAAAATGAAGAAAAGGAAAATATAATGCTTCATTTTTCTACTGAATGCCTTTTTGGGATTATGAATTTTTAA